TTGCCGTCGTGGGTGCGCGGCGGCGTGCCCTTCTGGTCGTGGCGCGACGCCCGCTCGCCCCAGGTGCGCACGCTCGTCGGCGCCAGCCTCATCATGATTCCGGTGCAGGCGAATCTGTACCTGTACCTCATCGTGGACCGGTTTCTGGGTTCCATGCTCCCGCAGGGCACCATCGCCGTCTTGAGTTACGCGGACAAGGTCATCAAGGCGTTTTCGGGCGTTACCATCGCGGCGCTGGGGGTGGTGATCTTCCCGTACCTCGCGGAGATGGCCTCCGGCGACCGCCGCGAGGATTTGGATCGGCTGATTCGTTTTGCCATATGGCTGACGGCACTCATCATCCTGCCGGTGCAACTGGGGCTTATGGCCGCCGGACAGCCCCTCGTGCGCCTGCTGTTTGAGCGCGGGGCCTTCCGCCCCGAAGACACGGCGCTGACCACCGTGGCGATGAACTACCAACTCATCGGGCTGTTCGCGTCGGCGTTGAGCCTGGTGTTCTACCGGGTGCAGTTCGCGTTTCAGAGGTACAAGACGGCGCTGGGCGTTTCGGTGCTGGCCATCGTCGTCAACATTGCACTGAAGGCGGCGCTCATGCCCATCCTGGGCTACATCGCGATGCCGCTGGGCACGTCTATCGCTGCGATTGTGGAGGTGCTCGTGGTGGCCTACACGCTGCGCCGCGATGTGCGCTGCTTCCGCGAGGCGGGCCTCTACCGCGACGTGGCGAAGGTGCTTGGGGCGGCGCTGGCCGGCGGGGCCGCCGCGTACCTGGCGGCGGGGCGGCTCGGCCACCTGGCGGGCCTCTGGGCCGCTGCGTGGGTCCAGGTGCTGGTGCTTGTGGCGGTGTGTGG
The Chloroflexota bacterium DNA segment above includes these coding regions:
- a CDS encoding polysaccharide biosynthesis C-terminal domain-containing protein — its product is LPSWVRGGVPFWSWRDARSPQVRTLVGASLIMIPVQANLYLYLIVDRFLGSMLPQGTIAVLSYADKVIKAFSGVTIAALGVVIFPYLAEMASGDRREDLDRLIRFAIWLTALIILPVQLGLMAAGQPLVRLLFERGAFRPEDTALTTVAMNYQLIGLFASALSLVFYRVQFAFQRYKTALGVSVLAIVVNIALKAALMPILGYIAMPLGTSIAAIVEVLVVAYTLRRDVRCFREAGLYRDVAKVLGAALAGGAAAYLAAGRLGHLAGLWAAAWVQVLVLVAVCGLVYVAALALLRVEDVRSAVAALGRFVRRQTHPAGEEVQA